From Thalassotalea euphylliae, the proteins below share one genomic window:
- a CDS encoding response regulator, with product MRIFSYLPEVLCLLVFTVASVIAVNSHHHQEIEQTSLSQLSSLASLLPKHTNEVVNTNFAGQQHYDLYAQLQFEIDQLIIQLPTDSQVRALIKRYNELSSSYMQLVTMLKTSRQLVANSKVSGLSDAQLNTLNTVTKLLFQFVISPTIKRQDQLQQQIDMIDNDVASTAATDNSWALFKQHVYFILNNTLKASDLKLAMETLDVNSAIQVALDRQTSLIKRTEKKTLTSIFTMLLAGLALVITVLLRLQKELTLKNARYKESAAVKSKFLANMSHEIRTPMTGIIGLAELCLNTPINDEQKDYLDKLLFSANSLLTVINDILDFSKIESGKLNIEQVPFTFMDVFNSLSVLVGRPAEEKGVELIFDIDERIPTQAVGDAVRISQILLNLTSNAIKFTERGHVLVSARLDANKNVAFSVEDTGIGLSDSQQANLFQRFTQADNSTTRKYGGTGLGLAISKKLAFLMKGDIDVTSTLGEGSVFTLTLPLVLVADRDLEAAAAQDDASQIKAPRQKVLLVEDHPISQQIIATMCKRLGFQVSITDSVSAALAQIKTSYFDYVLLDWHLPEQNGFNLIKHIASCNLSVGNVIICSAFSPSYIKEQSGSSDNFNYLAKPVTIANLARCLGSAAKAAPALNPECEITINESVNEKHFTAESCVKHANASASKALVGTFAKNTVLLVEDNRINQLVAKKLLTEFGLAVDLAENGEDAINAISAKQYPMVFMDIQMPVMDGMEATRALRKAYDKDSLPIVAMTANVTEQEVSQYLALGMNAHLSKPYEKDKIAALLKEYNLYQLK from the coding sequence ATGAGAATCTTTAGCTACCTTCCTGAAGTACTTTGCCTACTCGTATTCACTGTCGCTTCGGTTATCGCGGTTAATTCTCATCACCACCAAGAAATTGAGCAAACGTCACTCAGCCAATTGTCTAGTTTGGCAAGCTTATTGCCCAAACACACCAACGAAGTGGTAAACACGAACTTTGCCGGGCAGCAACATTACGATCTGTACGCCCAATTGCAGTTTGAAATCGATCAGTTAATTATCCAGTTACCCACAGATAGCCAAGTTCGTGCGTTGATCAAGCGCTATAACGAATTGTCGAGCAGCTATATGCAGCTGGTGACTATGCTGAAAACCTCACGCCAACTGGTGGCTAACTCGAAAGTCAGTGGCTTGTCAGACGCGCAATTGAATACCTTAAACACGGTCACTAAGCTACTCTTTCAATTTGTTATCTCCCCCACTATTAAGCGGCAAGACCAACTACAGCAACAAATTGACATGATAGACAATGACGTCGCTAGCACAGCCGCAACAGACAATAGCTGGGCTTTGTTTAAACAGCACGTTTATTTCATTCTCAATAACACGCTTAAAGCCAGCGATTTAAAATTAGCCATGGAGACGCTCGACGTTAATTCAGCGATCCAAGTGGCGTTAGATAGACAAACCTCATTAATTAAACGTACAGAAAAGAAAACGTTAACGAGCATTTTTACAATGCTCTTGGCCGGCCTAGCGTTAGTCATCACAGTGCTATTGCGGCTGCAAAAAGAACTCACCCTTAAAAACGCCAGATATAAAGAAAGTGCAGCGGTTAAAAGTAAATTTTTAGCGAATATGTCGCACGAAATTCGCACGCCGATGACGGGTATCATTGGTTTGGCAGAGCTATGTCTTAACACCCCCATCAACGACGAACAAAAAGATTATCTAGATAAGCTGCTCTTTTCAGCCAATTCGCTACTCACCGTGATTAACGATATTTTGGACTTCTCAAAAATTGAATCCGGTAAGCTTAATATTGAGCAGGTGCCCTTTACCTTTATGGATGTGTTTAACAGCCTGAGTGTACTGGTCGGTAGGCCCGCGGAAGAAAAAGGGGTTGAATTGATTTTCGATATTGATGAACGAATACCTACCCAAGCGGTAGGCGATGCGGTCAGGATCAGCCAAATATTACTCAACCTTACGTCCAATGCGATCAAATTTACGGAGCGAGGGCACGTGCTTGTCTCAGCCAGACTGGATGCTAACAAAAACGTTGCTTTCAGTGTCGAAGACACTGGCATAGGCTTATCTGATTCGCAACAAGCCAACTTATTTCAGCGCTTTACACAAGCAGATAACTCCACAACAAGAAAATATGGCGGCACTGGGCTTGGTCTTGCCATCAGTAAAAAACTCGCTTTTTTGATGAAGGGAGATATTGACGTAACGAGCACGCTAGGCGAAGGGTCTGTGTTTACTTTGACCTTACCCTTGGTCTTAGTCGCAGATCGCGATCTTGAAGCCGCTGCGGCTCAAGACGATGCATCGCAAATAAAAGCGCCACGCCAGAAGGTATTGCTAGTAGAAGATCACCCAATAAGCCAACAGATTATTGCGACGATGTGTAAACGCTTGGGTTTTCAAGTTTCAATTACCGATTCAGTATCAGCGGCATTAGCGCAAATAAAAACGTCGTACTTCGACTATGTGTTACTCGATTGGCACTTGCCCGAACAAAATGGCTTTAACCTGATAAAGCACATTGCATCCTGTAACCTCAGTGTCGGTAACGTTATTATTTGCAGCGCCTTTAGCCCCTCGTATATCAAAGAGCAATCAGGTAGCAGTGACAACTTTAACTACTTGGCAAAGCCTGTAACGATAGCGAATTTGGCCAGATGTTTAGGCTCAGCCGCAAAGGCTGCCCCTGCGTTGAACCCAGAGTGCGAAATAACCATAAATGAGAGCGTCAATGAAAAGCACTTTACAGCAGAAAGCTGCGTTAAGCATGCAAACGCGTCAGCGAGTAAAGCGCTAGTTGGTACTTTTGCCAAGAACACCGTGTTATTGGTGGAAGATAATCGGATTAATCAACTCGTTGCGAAAAAGTTATTAACTGAATTTGGCTTAGCGGTCGATTTGGCGGAAAACGGAGAAGACGCGATAAACGCTATTTCCGCTAAACAATACCCAATGGTCTTCATGGACATCCAAATGCCTGTCATGGATGGTATGGAGGCCACCAGAGCCCTTCGCAAGGCTTATGACAAAGATTCGCTACCTATCGTCGCAATGACGGCGAATGTCACTGAACAAGAAGTCTCACAATACCTAGCGCTTGGTATGAATGCACACCTTAGTAAACCTTATGAAAAAGACAAAATAGCAGCGCTACTTAAAGAATATAATTTATACCAATTGAAATAA
- a CDS encoding IS630 family transposase (programmed frameshift), translating into MHQPIELKKLAQQESDARVRIRLLAIYHFSLGQNRAQIAKLLGVARGSVNKWVNKYLSGGLKGLQTKVNTGRPSKLSQAQLNQLSAFVLSHVEKDSGGRLIGEDIQKFIDKKFDVSYSLRNIYHLLHALGFSWITSRSKHPKQSEQAQAVFKNFRLETIRNTPWHVQPEDIDVWFQDEARFGQQNQVTRLWAKKGSRPRVVRQQQFDYGYLFGAVCPSTGQTEALITPLVNKAMMTEHLSQISKATPQGRHAVVIIDGAGWHTMDTASPFSNLTLIKLPPYSPELNPIEQVWQWLRQHCLSNRVFSGFDEIVEQVSVAWNTFISDIDRVKKLCTRDWIQVVR; encoded by the exons ATGCATCAACCAATAGAATTAAAAAAACTTGCCCAACAAGAGAGTGATGCGAGAGTCCGAATAAGATTGCTCGCCATTTATCACTTTTCACTCGGCCAAAATAGAGCACAAATAGCTAAATTGCTTGGTGTTGCTCGCGGTAGTGTTAATAAATGGGTTAATAAGTATCTCTCTGGTGGGCTTAAAGGGCTGCAAACCAAAGTAAATACAGGTAGACCCTCGAAACTATCACAAGCGCAACTGAACCAATTGTCAGCATTTGTGTTATCTCATGTCGAAAAAGACAGTGGTGGCAGGCTGATTGGGGAAGATATTCAAAAATTCATCGATAAAAAATTTGATGTCTCCTATTCACTGCGCAATATTTACCACTTATTACATGCACTTGGATTTAGTTGGATAACGAGCCGCTCCAAGCATCCTAAGCAATCCGAACAAGCCCAAGCGGTTTTTAAAAAC TTCCGACTGGAAACGATCCGTAACACTCCATGGCACGTTCAGCCCGAAGACATTGATGTATGGTTTCAAGATGAAGCGCGTTTTGGACAGCAAAACCAAGTGACAAGATTATGGGCTAAGAAAGGGAGTCGCCCCAGAGTGGTAAGGCAGCAGCAGTTTGACTATGGCTATTTATTTGGTGCTGTTTGTCCTTCAACAGGCCAAACCGAAGCGCTAATTACGCCGCTCGTCAATAAAGCGATGATGACAGAGCACTTGTCTCAAATATCCAAAGCTACACCTCAGGGTAGACATGCGGTGGTTATCATTGATGGTGCGGGGTGGCATACAATGGATACAGCTAGTCCATTTTCTAATCTTACGCTAATCAAGTTGCCACCCTATTCACCAGAGCTAAACCCAATTGAGCAAGTGTGGCAATGGTTACGCCAGCACTGCTTATCTAATCGTGTATTCAGCGGGTTTGATGAAATAGTAGAGCAGGTTTCAGTCGCTTGGAACACATTCATTTCGGATATTGATAGAGTGAAAAAACTTTGTACTCGCGATTGGATTCAAGTGGTCAGATAA
- the rplQ gene encoding 50S ribosomal protein L17: MRHRKSGRQLNRNSSHRQAMFRNMASSLVKHGVIKTTVAKAKELRRVVEPLITLAKTDSVANRRLAFARTRDQEVVGLLFSELGPRYQERPGGYTRILKCGYRTGDKAPMAYVELVDRPVVEEAAETEEANAEA; the protein is encoded by the coding sequence ATGCGCCATCGTAAAAGCGGTCGCCAGTTAAACCGTAATAGCAGTCATCGCCAAGCGATGTTCCGCAATATGGCAAGCTCTTTAGTTAAGCACGGTGTGATCAAAACTACTGTTGCTAAAGCTAAAGAATTACGTCGCGTAGTTGAGCCACTAATTACATTGGCAAAAACTGACAGCGTTGCAAACCGTCGTTTAGCATTCGCTCGTACACGTGACCAAGAAGTAGTAGGTCTTTTATTCAGCGAACTTGGTCCTCGTTACCAAGAGCGTCCAGGTGGTTACACTCGCATTCTTAAATGCGGTTACCGTACTGGTGATAAAGCGCCTATGGCTTATGTTGAGTTAGTAGATCGTCCAGTTGTTGAAGAAGCAGCTGAAACAGAAGAAGCTAACGCTGAAGCATAA
- a CDS encoding cytochrome-c peroxidase gives MVKRYYQSLIAGIALAIIIPLLYFAFLALNNDDVDTAAVKTQYEFVTVNHPIQPLPTITSIDERWVTLGKALFNSPLLSKDNTISCASCHMLDFGGDDGFSVSTGVESKQGVRNSPTVLNAVFNFKQFWDGRANSLAQQIDGPIHNPVEMGTSWQDVTEKLSQDTYFSQAFKRLGINQVEAKHIVNALTVFEQSLITPNAPIDQYLMGDNNALSAQQIRGLAKFNTFGCSACHQGRNIGGNLFQKLGQVGDIPPELADDKGKFDLTSDPLDLHVFKVPSLRNVAETAPYFHNGAIKTLPEAVQVMAKTQLGRELSPQDIDDLVALLESFTAPVRH, from the coding sequence ATGGTTAAGCGGTATTACCAGTCACTAATAGCAGGGATTGCATTAGCAATTATTATCCCACTCCTCTATTTTGCTTTTTTAGCGTTGAATAACGACGACGTAGATACGGCAGCAGTGAAAACTCAATACGAATTCGTTACTGTCAATCACCCTATTCAACCCTTACCGACCATTACTTCCATTGACGAACGCTGGGTAACGCTAGGCAAAGCACTCTTTAACAGCCCATTATTGTCGAAAGACAACACCATTTCTTGCGCCTCTTGCCATATGCTCGATTTTGGCGGTGATGATGGTTTTAGCGTGTCAACTGGTGTGGAGAGTAAACAGGGGGTTCGCAACTCCCCGACCGTGCTCAACGCTGTGTTTAATTTCAAACAGTTTTGGGATGGCCGAGCCAATTCGCTTGCACAACAAATCGACGGCCCTATTCACAACCCAGTTGAAATGGGGACTTCTTGGCAAGACGTTACAGAAAAACTCAGTCAAGACACCTACTTTTCTCAAGCATTCAAGCGACTTGGCATTAATCAAGTCGAAGCAAAGCACATTGTTAACGCGTTAACCGTTTTTGAACAGTCGCTCATCACCCCTAATGCCCCTATCGACCAATACCTTATGGGTGACAATAATGCACTTAGCGCCCAACAAATACGCGGGCTAGCAAAATTTAACACGTTTGGTTGCAGTGCCTGCCATCAAGGCCGTAACATTGGCGGTAACTTATTCCAAAAGCTTGGGCAAGTGGGCGATATTCCACCTGAGCTTGCTGACGACAAAGGGAAATTTGATTTAACAAGTGACCCGCTCGACCTGCATGTATTTAAAGTGCCCAGCTTGCGGAACGTAGCCGAAACAGCACCTTATTTTCATAATGGTGCTATTAAAACACTGCCAGAAGCGGTACAAGTCATGGCAAAAACTCAACTTGGTCGCGAATTATCACCTCAAGATATTGATGATCTGGTCGCTTTGCTTGAAAGCTTCACAGCTCCAGTGAGACACTAG
- a CDS encoding phosphoribulokinase, which produces MSSRNPIIAVTGSSGAGTSTTTESFEHIFRTLDITSAHVEGDSFHRYSRQEMDLEKRKARDEGRNISYFGDQANDFDALEKLFKDYSETGKGKMRRYLHTFDEAVPYNQMPGTFTPWEDLGEGTDLLFYEGLHGGVVTDKNDVAQHVDLLIGMVPIVNLEWIQKIIRDTNKRGHSREAVTHSIVRSMDDYINFITPQFSRTHVNFQRVPTVDTSNPFSAKAIPALDESFVVIRFRDSTHIDFPYYLSMIDGAFMSRVNTLVVPGGKMGFAMELILTPLIKELMEKKAEANKQLDWMSDL; this is translated from the coding sequence ATGTCTTCACGTAACCCCATTATTGCTGTTACCGGTTCATCAGGTGCAGGGACTTCGACCACAACTGAGTCGTTCGAACATATATTTCGCACGCTCGATATCACTTCTGCCCACGTCGAGGGCGACAGCTTTCATCGCTACTCTCGCCAAGAAATGGATCTTGAAAAGCGCAAGGCGCGTGATGAAGGTCGTAATATTAGCTACTTTGGCGATCAAGCCAATGATTTTGATGCACTGGAGAAGTTATTTAAAGATTACAGTGAAACTGGCAAAGGTAAAATGCGTCGCTATTTACATACCTTTGACGAAGCCGTGCCATACAACCAAATGCCAGGTACTTTCACGCCTTGGGAAGATTTAGGTGAGGGCACCGACTTACTCTTCTACGAAGGCTTACACGGCGGTGTCGTCACTGACAAAAACGATGTTGCACAGCACGTAGATCTGCTCATTGGTATGGTACCCATTGTCAACTTGGAGTGGATTCAAAAAATTATCCGCGACACCAACAAGCGCGGCCACAGTCGTGAAGCTGTGACCCATAGTATTGTGCGCTCGATGGATGATTACATCAACTTTATCACGCCGCAATTCTCTCGCACTCATGTCAACTTTCAACGGGTGCCGACGGTTGATACCTCGAACCCGTTTAGTGCCAAAGCTATTCCCGCGCTTGACGAGAGCTTTGTGGTCATTCGTTTTCGCGACTCGACTCATATCGATTTTCCTTATTACCTGTCGATGATCGATGGTGCGTTTATGTCGCGAGTAAATACCTTAGTTGTGCCCGGTGGCAAAATGGGGTTCGCGATGGAGTTGATTTTAACGCCACTCATTAAAGAGCTGATGGAGAAAAAAGCGGAAGCTAATAAACAACTGGATTGGATGTCAGACTTATAA